TGTAGAGGTTAATTACAAGCACAGCGTCGAAGGCTTAAAACGCTCAGAAGATGGCTCGTGGAACGTGAAGGTGAAAAACCTTGAGAATGGTGAGACCTCTTTACACAATGCGAATTTTGTCTTTATCGGCGGAGGCGGAGGCGCCCTGCATATGCTGCAAAAGTCAGGCATACCAGAAGGAAAAGGCTTCGGCGGCTTCCCAGTCAGCGGCCAGTTTATGGTCTGCAACAACCCGGAAGTGATCAAGCAGCACGAAGCAAAAGTGTACGGAAAAGCGCCGGTCGGAGCACCGCCGATGTCCGTGCCACACCTGGACACAAGGTATATTGACGGAAATAAATCACTGTTATTTGGACCGTTTGCCGGTTTTTCACCAAGGTTCTTAAAACATGGATCTCTGTTTGATTTGTTTACATCCATCAAGCCGGATAACCTCCTTAACATGATAGGGGCAGGGGTGAAAGAGATGGCACTGACAAAATACTTGATCCAGCAAGTGCTGCAGACAAAAGAGCAGCGCATGGAAGCGATCCGCGAGTTTATTCCGAACGCAAAAAGTGAGGACTGGGATTTAGTCGTCGCCGGTCAGCGCGTGCAGGTCATTAAAGAAACAAAAGAAGGCGGCAAGGGCACCCTGCAGTTTGGTACCGAAGTCGTGAATTCTGCAGATGGATCCATCGCCGCGTTGCTTGGAGCTTCCCCTGGTGCTTCTACAGCAGTTCAGGTCATGCTGGATATCTTGAAAAGGTGTTTCCCGCAGCAAATCGAGGAATGGGAGCCAAAAATCAAAGAAATGATTCCTTCCTATGGCAAGTTGCTTATGGACAATCCGAAACTTCTTAATGAGGTTCATGCGTCAGCTTCTGAGAAGTTGGGTCTTAATCCTAAGGAGCCTGTCCGTAGTTAATAATTGAATACTAAATAAAAAAAAGGACCTTTCATCTTATTTTTCAAGAATGAAAGGTCCTTTTTTTCTAAATACTAACTGCTATTATTTTCAGATTATTCTTCGTTATTGGCTATGGGTTATAATGGCATTAGAACTTTA
This Halobacillus salinarum DNA region includes the following protein-coding sequences:
- a CDS encoding malate:quinone oxidoreductase, translated to MVNMSNSRETKTDVILIGAGIMSATLGALLKELAPDWNVKVFEKLDKNGEESSNEWNNAGTGHAALCELNYTKEKPDGSIDMSKAIKTNEQFQVSKQFWSYLVQTGQLKDPQEFIRPLPHMSLVFGEDNVSFLKKRHETMTSNPLFKGMEFSDDPEKLKEWIPLIMKDRTLNEPVAATKMDTGTDVNFGELTRKLFTNLDGRNVEVNYKHSVEGLKRSEDGSWNVKVKNLENGETSLHNANFVFIGGGGGALHMLQKSGIPEGKGFGGFPVSGQFMVCNNPEVIKQHEAKVYGKAPVGAPPMSVPHLDTRYIDGNKSLLFGPFAGFSPRFLKHGSLFDLFTSIKPDNLLNMIGAGVKEMALTKYLIQQVLQTKEQRMEAIREFIPNAKSEDWDLVVAGQRVQVIKETKEGGKGTLQFGTEVVNSADGSIAALLGASPGASTAVQVMLDILKRCFPQQIEEWEPKIKEMIPSYGKLLMDNPKLLNEVHASASEKLGLNPKEPVRS